One segment of Pleomorphomonas sp. PLEO DNA contains the following:
- a CDS encoding TetR/AcrR family transcriptional regulator: protein MSRDLSPPPRLTRERKSADERRAQIIEAATQLIAERGFWGVTLRDAAVLCGITEAGVLHHFQNKARLLIAVLEYRDEADFQALAKLLGLSRADIDLDPLPASLRQLCTALITRNVAQPEIVRLYSVLNAEALEPTHPAYAYFQQREDMALSLFARSLRDVDNADHVARQVLAVMDGLQLRWLRKPDRIDLLEEWDSLFERAFAHLGPQGGDSPPAG from the coding sequence TTGTCCCGCGACCTCTCACCACCGCCCCGGCTCACCCGCGAGCGCAAATCGGCCGACGAGCGCCGCGCGCAGATCATCGAGGCGGCGACCCAGCTGATTGCCGAGCGTGGCTTCTGGGGCGTGACCTTGCGGGATGCCGCCGTGTTGTGCGGGATCACCGAGGCGGGGGTTCTGCATCACTTCCAGAACAAGGCGCGGCTGTTGATCGCGGTGCTGGAATATCGCGACGAGGCCGACTTTCAGGCGCTGGCCAAACTGTTGGGGCTGAGCCGGGCGGATATCGATCTCGACCCGCTGCCCGCCAGCCTGCGCCAGCTGTGCACCGCGCTGATCACCCGCAATGTCGCCCAGCCGGAAATCGTGCGGCTGTACAGCGTGCTCAACGCCGAAGCGCTGGAGCCCACCCACCCCGCCTACGCCTATTTCCAACAGCGGGAAGACATGGCCTTGTCGCTGTTTGCAAGGTCGTTGCGGGACGTGGACAATGCCGACCACGTGGCGCGGCAGGTTCTGGCGGTGATGGATGGGCTGCAACTGCGCTGGCTGCGCAAGCCGGACCGGATCGATCTTCTGGAGGAGTGGGACAGCCTGTTCGAGCGTGCCTTCGCGCACCTCGGGCCGCAGGGCGGAGATTCGCCCCCGGCGGGCTGA
- a CDS encoding TCR/Tet family MFS transporter, translated as MNRSLIVIFSAILLDAVGIGLIFPILPALLTEVTHAANVAPYIGIMTALYAAVQFVFAPVLGSLSDRIGRRPVLLISLFGAAINYLFLAFAGSLTLLLVGRAIAGLTSANISVATAYLTDITAEDQRARRFGLMNAMFGIGFIVGPVLGGLLGDHWVRLPFIAAAVLNGVNLLIALFMLPESRQPSHEKLDIAALNPLKPFGWVFQVKSLWPLIAIFFLLSATGEAYGTAWALWGGDTFGWNGLMIGLSLGTFGICQTLAQAFLPGPAVKLLGERAAILTGLTGACLALTVMAFATKGWIVFAIMPLFALGGLGVPTLQAMASRQVDESQQGQFQGVLASALSLASIVAPLGFSSFYAMVRGTWPGAVWLSVVAVYAVAAVMVGRRR; from the coding sequence ATGAACAGATCGCTCATCGTCATTTTCTCGGCCATCCTGCTCGACGCCGTCGGCATCGGCCTCATCTTTCCCATCCTGCCGGCGCTGCTCACCGAGGTGACCCACGCCGCCAACGTGGCGCCGTATATCGGCATCATGACCGCGCTATACGCGGCGGTGCAGTTCGTTTTCGCGCCGGTGCTGGGCTCGCTGTCCGACCGGATCGGCCGCCGTCCGGTGCTGCTGATCTCTCTGTTTGGCGCCGCCATCAACTACCTGTTTCTCGCCTTCGCCGGCAGCCTGACGCTGCTGCTGGTGGGGCGGGCGATCGCCGGGCTGACGTCGGCCAACATATCGGTGGCCACCGCCTATCTCACCGACATCACCGCCGAGGACCAGCGCGCCCGCCGCTTCGGCCTGATGAACGCCATGTTCGGCATCGGCTTCATCGTCGGCCCGGTGCTGGGCGGCCTTTTGGGCGATCACTGGGTGCGGCTGCCGTTCATCGCCGCCGCGGTGCTGAACGGGGTCAATCTTCTGATCGCGCTGTTCATGTTGCCGGAGTCGCGGCAGCCTTCGCATGAGAAGCTGGATATCGCGGCGCTCAACCCACTGAAGCCGTTCGGCTGGGTATTTCAGGTGAAAAGCCTGTGGCCGCTCATCGCCATCTTCTTTCTGCTCTCAGCCACCGGCGAGGCCTATGGCACCGCCTGGGCGCTGTGGGGCGGCGACACCTTCGGCTGGAACGGCCTGATGATCGGCCTGTCGCTCGGCACCTTCGGCATCTGCCAGACGCTGGCGCAAGCCTTCCTGCCGGGGCCGGCGGTGAAGCTTCTGGGCGAGCGCGCCGCCATCCTCACCGGCCTCACCGGCGCCTGCCTGGCGCTGACCGTGATGGCCTTCGCCACCAAGGGTTGGATCGTGTTCGCCATCATGCCCCTGTTCGCCCTCGGCGGCCTCGGCGTGCCGACCCTGCAAGCGATGGCCAGCCGGCAGGTGGACGAAAGCCAGCAAGGCCAGTTCCAGGGGGTATTGGCCTCGGCGCTGAGCCTGGCGTCGATCGTGGCGCCGCTGGGGTTCTCGAGCTTCTACGCCATGGTGCGGGGGACGTGGCCGGGCGCGGTGTGGCTGAGCGTGGTGGCGGTGTATGCGGTGGCGGCGGTGATGGTGGGGAGGAGGCGGTGA
- a CDS encoding DUF2188 domain-containing protein, with product MSHQNQHVASHSEGWAVRGEGNQKVTSVHQTQCEAIEAGRGIARNQESELLIHGENGQIRERNSYGNDPCPPKG from the coding sequence ATGTCGCATCAGAATCAGCACGTTGCATCGCATTCCGAAGGCTGGGCCGTGCGTGGCGAGGGTAATCAGAAAGTGACGTCCGTCCACCAGACGCAGTGTGAAGCGATCGAGGCAGGACGCGGCATCGCCCGCAATCAGGAATCTGAATTGCTGATCCACGGCGAAAACGGACAGATCCGCGAGCGCAACAGCTACGGAAACGACCCGTGCCCGCCCAAAGGCTGA